In Colwellia sp. M166, a genomic segment contains:
- the lon gene encoding endopeptidase La: MTKELSGVVEIPVLALRDVVVYPQMVIPLFVGREKSIRCLDIANENDKQIFLVAQKDAAVDDPTQDDLYQTGTIATILQMLKLPDGTVKVLVEGVRRAHISEFVEIDEYFTANADFLNIEGVPDDSTEVLIRSAISQFEGYVKLNKKIPPEVLTSVSGIDDAEQLADTMAAHMPLKLVDKQKVLEITHVSERLEFLMALMEGEIDLLQVEKKIRTRVKKQMEKSQREYYLNEQMKAIQKELGDDEEGTNEVEQIEKQIEAAQMPKEAKDKTLTELKKLKMMSPMSAEATVVRSYIDWMISVPWKKRSKLKRNLKLAQEVLDKDHYGLDKVKERILEYLAVQQRVSQLKGPILCLVGPPGVGKTSLGQSIAKSTGRKYVRMALGGVRDEAEIRGHRKTYIGSLPGKLIQKIAKVGVKNPLFLLDEIDKMASDMRGDPASALLEVLDPEQNSSFNDHYLEVDYDLSDVMFVATSNSMDIPGPLLDRMEVIRLSGYTEDEKLNIAKNHLLDKQIERNGLKSSEIEIEDSAIIGIIRYYTREAGVRALERDISKLCRKAVKSILLDKKLKKVTINQDNLSEFLGVQRFDYGKADDENRIGLVTGLAWTQVGGELLTIETASVPGKGKLSYTGSLGDVMQESIQAAMTVVRSRTEKLRINEDFHEKRDIHVHVPEGATPKDGPSAGIGMCTALVSSLTGNPVRADVAMTGEITLRGEVLAIGGLKEKLLAAHRGGIKTVIIPKDNERDLEEIPDNVKADLAIYPVKWIDEVLKIALEHPVEKWQSDR, translated from the coding sequence ATGACTAAAGAGTTATCTGGCGTAGTTGAAATTCCCGTATTAGCCTTACGTGATGTTGTAGTCTATCCACAAATGGTTATCCCATTATTTGTTGGTCGCGAAAAATCTATTCGCTGTCTAGATATTGCCAATGAAAACGATAAACAAATTTTCCTTGTTGCGCAAAAAGATGCTGCGGTTGATGATCCGACACAAGACGATCTATACCAAACTGGAACTATAGCCACAATTTTGCAAATGCTTAAATTACCGGATGGTACTGTCAAAGTATTAGTTGAAGGGGTGCGCCGTGCCCATATCAGCGAATTTGTTGAAATTGATGAATATTTTACCGCTAATGCTGATTTTTTGAATATTGAAGGAGTTCCTGACGATAGCACTGAGGTGTTAATTCGTTCAGCTATTTCTCAGTTTGAAGGTTACGTTAAGTTAAACAAAAAAATACCACCTGAAGTATTAACCTCAGTTTCAGGCATTGATGATGCTGAACAACTAGCAGATACCATGGCAGCGCATATGCCACTTAAATTGGTTGATAAACAAAAAGTATTAGAGATCACCCATGTTTCAGAGCGCCTTGAATTTTTAATGGCGCTAATGGAAGGGGAGATTGATTTACTGCAAGTTGAGAAAAAAATTCGTACCCGTGTTAAAAAGCAAATGGAAAAAAGTCAGCGTGAGTACTATTTGAATGAGCAAATGAAAGCTATTCAAAAAGAGCTAGGTGATGATGAAGAAGGCACAAATGAAGTTGAGCAAATAGAGAAGCAAATTGAAGCTGCTCAAATGCCAAAAGAAGCGAAAGACAAAACCTTAACGGAATTAAAGAAATTGAAAATGATGTCGCCAATGTCTGCTGAAGCGACTGTTGTGCGCAGTTACATTGATTGGATGATCAGTGTTCCTTGGAAAAAACGCAGCAAATTAAAGCGTAATCTTAAATTAGCACAAGAGGTCTTAGATAAAGATCATTATGGTTTAGATAAAGTTAAAGAGCGCATATTAGAGTACTTGGCCGTACAACAACGGGTTAGTCAGCTAAAAGGGCCGATATTGTGTTTAGTTGGGCCTCCTGGCGTCGGTAAAACGTCATTAGGGCAGTCCATTGCTAAATCAACCGGACGTAAGTATGTGCGTATGGCTTTAGGTGGTGTCCGTGATGAAGCAGAAATTCGTGGTCATAGAAAAACTTATATTGGTTCACTGCCGGGTAAACTGATTCAGAAAATAGCTAAGGTTGGTGTGAAGAATCCATTATTTTTATTAGATGAAATCGATAAAATGGCCTCTGATATGCGTGGCGATCCAGCTTCAGCTTTATTAGAAGTGTTAGATCCAGAGCAAAATAGTAGCTTTAATGATCATTACTTAGAAGTGGATTATGACTTATCAGATGTAATGTTTGTTGCCACCTCAAACAGCATGGATATTCCAGGTCCGTTGCTGGATCGTATGGAGGTTATTCGTTTATCGGGCTATACCGAAGATGAAAAGCTCAATATTGCAAAAAATCATCTACTTGATAAACAAATCGAGCGTAACGGTTTAAAGAGTAGCGAAATTGAAATAGAGGATAGTGCCATTATTGGTATTATTCGCTACTACACTCGTGAAGCCGGTGTGCGAGCACTTGAACGTGATATTTCTAAGTTATGTCGTAAAGCGGTTAAATCAATTCTTTTAGATAAGAAATTAAAGAAAGTCACCATAAACCAAGATAATTTATCAGAATTTCTTGGCGTGCAACGTTTTGATTATGGTAAAGCTGATGATGAAAACCGTATTGGTTTAGTCACAGGTCTTGCCTGGACGCAAGTTGGTGGCGAGTTACTGACTATAGAAACAGCTTCAGTGCCAGGTAAAGGCAAGTTAAGTTATACCGGTTCGCTTGGCGATGTTATGCAAGAGTCTATTCAAGCAGCCATGACCGTGGTAAGAAGTCGTACTGAGAAGTTACGTATTAATGAAGATTTTCATGAAAAACGTGATATTCATGTCCATGTACCTGAAGGAGCTACGCCTAAAGATGGTCCAAGTGCAGGTATTGGTATGTGTACTGCATTAGTGTCAAGTTTAACCGGTAACCCCGTAAGAGCAGATGTTGCGATGACCGGTGAAATAACTTTACGTGGTGAAGTGTTAGCTATTGGTGGTTTGAAAGAAAAACTGCTTGCAGCGCATCGTGGTGGTATTAAAACGGTGATTATTCCTAAAGATAATGAGCGTGATCTGGAAGAAATCCCTGACAATGTTAAAGCGGATTTAGCTATCTATCCGGTGAAGTGGATAGATGAAGTACTGAAAATTGCTTTAGAACATCCGGTTGAAAAGTGGCAATCAGATCGTTAA
- the hupB gene encoding nucleoid-associated protein HU-beta: MNKSQLIEKIAAGADISKAAAGRALDSFIEAVTEELKGGEQVALVGFGTFSVRDRAARTGRNPQTGATIEIAAAKIPSFKAGKALKDACNN, from the coding sequence GTGAATAAATCTCAATTAATCGAGAAAATTGCTGCTGGTGCTGACATTTCTAAAGCTGCGGCTGGTCGTGCTTTAGATTCATTTATCGAAGCAGTTACAGAAGAGTTAAAAGGTGGCGAACAAGTCGCATTAGTTGGTTTTGGTACTTTCTCAGTACGTGACCGTGCAGCACGCACAGGCCGCAACCCACAAACTGGCGCGACTATTGAAATCGCAGCAGCTAAAATTCCATCTTTTAAAGCAGGCAAAGCGCTTAAAGATGCCTGCAATAACTAA
- a CDS encoding site-specific integrase, with amino-acid sequence MSVKTVNITFSKLGNIKLNLLEVNGELEMLSAGYFLQRYDSGSKPNTIKKDTQAIQHFYRFCIKSGINIHRLISSQSPFSMGQIESYSVFCSIDVKTGEQIGHKHYEQRMRISWAFIKWLWLFYQNRTKNELDKLKAAKMQFSGMEAGFNLYLKAPFKTDKIDKQGLSPELRNKFFNIINPLPENDLNPWKSDKIKWRNYALLLTMVLGGNRKGESLLLKLNHFSLSGRRKYFEILKSGDIDYPRSEAPSVKTLGREVELIDIMADVFEHYISVWRKKFSNADKSMYMFLSARDGQPLSVQTPNAILNELIKKHPEYEGHLSPHRLRNTFHDVLNDALNVQNIGESSLSRKLNKAPIQEYAGGWKRGSEQTHRYPKGSIQREVAQVHQIIQQKILSPTDYANSKRQEEIDEMDAEFQAWANR; translated from the coding sequence ATGTCTGTTAAAACAGTTAATATCACTTTCTCAAAGCTTGGTAACATAAAACTTAATCTACTCGAAGTTAATGGCGAGCTAGAAATGCTAAGTGCGGGGTATTTTCTGCAACGTTATGATAGTGGTAGCAAACCAAACACTATTAAAAAAGATACTCAAGCCATACAGCACTTTTATCGTTTCTGTATTAAGAGCGGAATTAACATACATCGACTTATATCTTCTCAATCGCCATTTTCAATGGGACAGATTGAATCATACTCAGTTTTTTGTTCAATCGACGTCAAAACAGGTGAGCAAATAGGCCATAAGCATTATGAGCAGCGTATGCGGATTAGCTGGGCGTTTATTAAATGGCTGTGGTTGTTTTACCAGAACAGGACAAAGAACGAATTAGATAAGCTAAAAGCGGCTAAGATGCAGTTTTCTGGAATGGAGGCAGGCTTTAACTTGTATCTGAAAGCTCCTTTTAAGACCGATAAGATTGATAAACAAGGGTTAAGCCCCGAACTTCGCAATAAGTTCTTTAACATTATTAATCCATTACCGGAGAACGATCTGAACCCTTGGAAGTCCGATAAGATTAAATGGCGCAACTACGCGTTGTTATTAACTATGGTGCTTGGTGGGAATCGTAAAGGCGAATCACTTTTACTCAAGCTAAATCACTTTTCGCTATCAGGTCGTCGTAAATATTTTGAGATCCTTAAATCAGGAGATATCGATTATCCAAGAAGTGAAGCTCCTTCAGTAAAAACACTAGGTAGAGAAGTGGAACTTATCGACATTATGGCCGATGTTTTTGAGCATTATATATCCGTTTGGCGCAAGAAGTTCAGCAACGCCGATAAGAGTATGTATATGTTTCTATCAGCTAGGGATGGTCAACCGCTAAGTGTTCAAACGCCAAATGCCATTCTCAATGAACTGATCAAAAAACACCCTGAGTATGAGGGGCATTTATCACCTCACCGTCTTAGGAATACCTTTCATGATGTACTTAACGATGCGCTTAATGTGCAGAACATTGGAGAGTCATCGCTTAGTAGAAAATTGAACAAGGCTCCGATACAAGAGTATGCAGGTGGTTGGAAACGCGGAAGTGAGCAAACTCATCGCTACCCTAAAGGCTCTATACAGCGAGAAGTTGCTCAGGTTCACCAGATAATTCAGCAAAAAATATTATCACCAACCGATTATGCTAATAGCAAAAGGCAGGAAGAGATAGATGAGATGGACGCAGAATTTCAAGCGTGGGCGAATAGATAA
- a CDS encoding VPA1267 family protein: MANGQQKAQQNLDAFQSWVATQQDDDFKQIAFRGKLNRIEVAKAVGCGKSALNQNPELRESLQQLEDNLRNKGVLPPLTVTAKKEADKPKQYDNTSNRKSLDSKRLSALEAENIELKTKVKELEGKLERFGELSETLSEMGFMPR; the protein is encoded by the coding sequence ATGGCTAATGGTCAACAAAAAGCTCAGCAAAACCTCGATGCGTTTCAGTCTTGGGTAGCAACTCAACAGGATGATGACTTTAAACAAATTGCTTTCAGAGGCAAGCTAAATCGTATTGAAGTGGCTAAAGCCGTAGGCTGTGGTAAGTCAGCGTTAAATCAAAATCCTGAGTTACGAGAATCCTTACAACAATTAGAAGATAACCTGCGCAACAAAGGTGTGCTGCCACCACTGACCGTCACCGCAAAAAAAGAAGCAGACAAGCCAAAGCAATACGATAATACGTCGAATCGCAAGTCACTTGATTCAAAACGCTTATCAGCACTGGAGGCTGAAAACATTGAATTAAAAACCAAAGTGAAAGAGCTTGAAGGTAAACTTGAGCGCTTTGGTGAATTGTCAGAAACCTTGTCAGAAATGGGATTCATGCCACGATGA
- a CDS encoding ATP-dependent RecD-like DNA helicase: MNAALHEDQLRVTSIPYTSSKMVIFSGTPLKKSSYRSNSGKYYVTIKTDPNTLPVQPTIGQYWSVKGSRKVGSVDIGDYVMQQHTYESPEHVECTLPETGEQLIRFITRESAFKGIGESKARALWELLGKSFHATLRKDTPESRAKLRTVLSEDSIIALFEGYAKYKNLAYCNWMSEHKIPASVQQRLLKYHTEQSIEAIKQNPYVLIGFGMSFTEVDALSQAQLEVTTNDDRRLSAALEIAIRKEIEKGHTYTIQADLRTYLTKLLKDKELIAKAFKAGYDKAQYLLNYATGTYHPTAQLLMENVVAKRLKALASQNNLYDEYANSAYCSAVGELPYELTKKQVEAVTTCLDNAVSCITGGAGTGKTTVLRTALRAYNSMGFEIHAVALSGRAAMRLHESIGFITLTIAKLLRNEPIDSDKQKHLLVIDEASMIDLPIMYRLVNHIHPSVRIIFTGDPDQLPPIGCGKVLADIVASKAISNTMLDIVKRQEGSTGIPEYSKLINQGKVPEQLTTGAIHFHETNKKEISQVCCELYQQSPGNSRIMAPTKALVAEINKLTQEAVNHSGSRLEFEMNGEKLFQNLRLNDTILFTQNHYDKGIQNGSLGTLTSVESSGEAYGEVTLDTGDKIEVTQAVLDCMELGYAITLHKAQGSQFPRIIIALQKGRIVDRAWLYTAITRAESEIHIVGSEDDFRAITEAPSHSHRRNSYLVELLKR, from the coding sequence ATGAATGCCGCCTTACACGAAGACCAATTACGCGTCACCAGTATCCCCTATACCTCATCAAAGATGGTGATATTCAGCGGTACACCGCTAAAGAAAAGCTCTTACAGATCCAACAGCGGTAAATATTATGTCACTATAAAGACAGACCCTAATACATTGCCTGTACAACCTACTATCGGACAGTATTGGTCAGTCAAAGGAAGTCGAAAAGTCGGAAGTGTGGACATAGGCGATTACGTGATGCAGCAGCATACCTACGAGTCACCTGAGCATGTTGAATGTACTTTACCAGAAACAGGTGAACAGCTAATCCGATTCATCACCAGAGAAAGTGCCTTTAAAGGTATTGGTGAAAGTAAAGCGAGGGCACTCTGGGAGCTTTTAGGTAAGAGTTTTCATGCAACCTTAAGAAAAGACACACCAGAGTCAAGAGCGAAACTTAGAACCGTTCTGAGCGAAGATTCCATTATCGCATTGTTTGAGGGCTATGCTAAATACAAGAATCTAGCTTACTGCAATTGGATGTCTGAACACAAGATACCTGCCAGTGTTCAGCAGCGTTTGCTGAAGTATCACACTGAGCAATCCATTGAAGCAATTAAACAGAATCCTTATGTGCTAATTGGTTTCGGCATGAGTTTTACAGAGGTGGACGCTCTTTCTCAAGCACAACTTGAGGTTACAACAAATGATGACAGACGATTGAGCGCAGCGCTTGAAATAGCAATACGCAAAGAGATTGAGAAAGGCCATACCTACACGATACAAGCTGATTTACGGACTTATTTAACCAAGTTACTCAAAGACAAAGAACTTATCGCTAAAGCCTTTAAAGCTGGATATGACAAAGCCCAGTATCTATTAAACTACGCAACTGGCACCTACCATCCAACGGCTCAACTATTGATGGAAAATGTCGTTGCCAAACGACTCAAGGCGCTTGCCAGTCAAAATAACTTGTATGACGAATATGCAAATTCTGCATATTGCTCTGCGGTTGGTGAATTACCTTATGAACTAACAAAGAAGCAAGTCGAGGCGGTCACTACATGCCTAGATAACGCAGTAAGCTGTATTACAGGTGGCGCTGGCACAGGAAAAACGACAGTGCTTAGAACAGCATTGCGTGCCTATAATTCAATGGGGTTCGAAATACATGCAGTAGCCTTAAGTGGTCGTGCGGCAATGCGCTTGCATGAGTCAATTGGTTTTATCACTTTAACAATTGCCAAGTTACTGAGAAATGAACCGATTGATTCAGATAAACAAAAACATCTGCTCGTTATTGATGAAGCTAGCATGATTGATTTACCGATCATGTACCGCCTGGTAAATCACATTCACCCCTCAGTGCGAATTATCTTTACTGGTGACCCCGACCAGCTTCCACCAATTGGCTGCGGTAAAGTGCTAGCGGATATTGTTGCATCTAAAGCTATTTCAAACACAATGCTCGACATCGTGAAACGTCAGGAAGGCTCTACGGGTATCCCTGAGTATTCGAAACTAATTAATCAAGGAAAAGTACCAGAGCAACTCACTACTGGCGCAATTCATTTCCACGAAACAAATAAGAAAGAGATATCTCAAGTTTGCTGTGAATTGTATCAACAATCTCCTGGAAATAGCCGAATTATGGCACCAACCAAAGCACTGGTTGCTGAAATCAATAAGCTCACTCAAGAGGCTGTTAATCACAGTGGCAGCAGGCTTGAGTTTGAAATGAATGGTGAAAAATTATTTCAAAATCTGCGCCTTAATGACACTATTTTATTTACGCAGAATCACTATGATAAAGGCATTCAGAACGGCTCGCTTGGTACACTCACAAGTGTTGAGTCATCTGGAGAGGCTTATGGTGAAGTGACACTCGATACCGGAGATAAGATTGAAGTTACTCAAGCCGTGCTTGATTGTATGGAGCTGGGTTATGCGATAACGCTCCACAAAGCACAAGGCTCTCAGTTTCCACGCATTATCATTGCGCTACAAAAAGGACGCATTGTAGACAGAGCATGGTTATATACGGCTATCACTAGGGCTGAAAGTGAAATCCATATCGTTGGCTCAGAAGATGATTTTAGAGCAATCACTGAGGCACCAAGTCATTCACATCGGCGTAATAGTTATCTTGTTGAGCTTTTAAAAAGATAA
- the istB gene encoding IS21-like element ISShfr5 family helper ATPase IstB: MQNINQQVNNQLSNLKLSGIRDALLQQYEQPNLYVEQSFEERLSLLLDHEITQRDQRKIDRLTRQAKFRVGGTLAQLNYGAARQLDKTQIRSLAQGEWLRLHQNILITGATGCGKTYLACALGQNHCQQGSSVYYFRLKELLEKMFLAQADGSYRKLINKLSSANLLILDDWGLEPLTAQQRSDLLELIDARYDTKSTLIASQLPIENWYEMIGESTHADAILDRLVHGAIKLELKGESMRKKLNSLTDGDHSS; the protein is encoded by the coding sequence ATGCAAAATATCAATCAACAAGTCAATAACCAGTTAAGTAACTTAAAGCTAAGCGGTATACGTGATGCACTATTGCAGCAATATGAGCAACCCAATCTCTACGTTGAACAAAGCTTCGAAGAGCGACTAAGCTTATTGCTTGACCATGAAATAACTCAGCGTGATCAGCGTAAAATTGACCGCCTAACTCGACAAGCAAAGTTCAGAGTTGGCGGTACGCTTGCTCAACTCAACTATGGCGCAGCACGACAACTAGATAAAACTCAGATCCGTTCATTAGCACAAGGTGAATGGCTACGCCTTCACCAAAACATTTTGATCACGGGAGCAACGGGGTGTGGCAAAACTTACCTCGCTTGTGCTCTTGGTCAAAACCACTGCCAACAAGGGAGTAGCGTTTATTATTTTAGGCTTAAAGAGCTATTAGAAAAGATGTTCTTAGCGCAAGCCGATGGTAGTTATCGAAAACTGATCAACAAGCTTAGCTCTGCCAATTTACTGATCCTAGATGATTGGGGATTAGAGCCATTAACAGCTCAACAACGCAGTGATTTACTGGAATTAATTGATGCGAGATATGACACAAAATCGACCTTAATTGCCAGCCAATTACCGATAGAAAATTGGTATGAAATGATCGGAGAATCGACACATGCTGATGCGATCCTAGATCGGCTTGTTCACGGAGCAATAAAGTTGGAATTAAAAGGCGAATCGATGCGAAAAAAACTAAATTCCTTGACTGATGGCGATCACTCAAGTTAG
- a CDS encoding UvrD-helicase domain-containing protein, which translates to MDYKSFVEKERSLLIAPAGYGKTHTIAECLKYTEGRQLILTHTHAGVASIKQKLTDMKISSGLYSVETISSFCRKYVHSFWPNDEIPPQGVNSKLDQCYHSFIVDKASYIVGLSLVQKVIRSSYQGLFVDEYQDCSLAQHLVILSLSKCMPTRLLGDPLQGIFDFKDTLAYSHASRSPNTI; encoded by the coding sequence ATGGATTACAAATCATTTGTAGAAAAGGAAAGGTCTTTGCTCATTGCTCCTGCGGGGTATGGCAAAACACATACGATTGCAGAGTGTTTAAAGTATACCGAAGGTAGACAGCTGATTTTAACTCACACTCATGCTGGTGTAGCTTCTATCAAACAAAAGCTAACAGACATGAAGATAAGTTCTGGTCTTTATTCTGTCGAAACCATAAGTAGCTTTTGCCGAAAATATGTACATTCATTTTGGCCTAATGACGAAATACCACCGCAGGGAGTGAATAGTAAATTAGACCAATGTTACCACTCTTTCATCGTTGATAAAGCCAGTTATATTGTTGGCCTTAGCTTAGTTCAGAAAGTTATTAGGTCATCTTATCAAGGGCTTTTCGTTGATGAATATCAGGATTGTTCCCTAGCTCAACATTTGGTGATTCTTTCCCTCTCAAAGTGTATGCCTACTAGATTATTAGGAGATCCTCTACAGGGAATTTTCGACTTTAAAGATACACTTGCATATTCTCATGCATCGCGATCACCTAATACCATCTAA
- a CDS encoding ATP-dependent endonuclease — MTTIVELNVNNYRGIKKLNLVLEHDKRLVCIIGRGDSGKTTILEAISSVLSPNWNLTFSDEDFYISDLTNNIEITLSMIGFPDKYLADNSYGLYVRALDLETGKLEDDVTLPEEEGFLPALTIKLTVDSSLEPHWVVTCNREIEDKPISAKDRANLNCFLISDYIDRHFSWKRGNPLNAILNLSKIEGKVEDGIDNNIVIEQLRKAKAEIDKNNFSELDDATKRIIEQAELLGIDASNIRTTLDSKDLLIKSGMIALHDESVPYRLKGKGSKRLTSIAIQSILVREGGIMLIDEIEQGLEPDRVKQAVRALSAHGAGQIFLTTHSREVITELGSQPLLLVLRNEQDDSVVARFFSEREINLQKTVRACPEAFFAKKVIVCEGATEIGICRAIDKWRGSKGQKYMALLDCAYVDGTGSTIDVRVDEIELSGIKTAIFCDSDLSKINNKKPDWKLRDISVFDCEEDLCIEQQIFKDLPWEGVLELLNYASNQAPSSFNNVFSEQKHVEIDSWENTMELRETIMSKFTPKAGEVKRDWFKQQHHGEKIGEVIFKNFDKLCIESSLYKAINGISEWIGS, encoded by the coding sequence ATGACTACTATTGTTGAATTGAACGTGAATAATTATCGCGGGATAAAAAAGCTAAACTTAGTTCTTGAACATGATAAACGATTGGTATGTATTATAGGGCGTGGCGATAGTGGTAAGACAACAATTCTTGAAGCTATTTCATCCGTACTTTCTCCTAATTGGAATCTAACCTTTTCAGATGAAGACTTTTACATTAGTGATTTAACTAATAATATTGAAATAACTCTATCTATGATCGGTTTTCCAGATAAATATTTAGCCGATAATAGTTACGGTTTATATGTCAGAGCCTTAGATTTAGAAACAGGAAAACTCGAAGATGATGTGACCTTACCTGAGGAGGAGGGGTTTCTGCCCGCACTTACTATAAAGCTGACGGTTGATTCTTCACTAGAACCTCATTGGGTAGTCACTTGCAATAGAGAGATCGAAGATAAGCCTATTTCTGCGAAAGATAGAGCTAATCTAAATTGCTTTTTGATATCTGACTATATCGATAGACACTTTTCTTGGAAGCGGGGTAATCCGTTGAATGCCATATTAAACCTTAGTAAAATTGAAGGTAAAGTTGAAGATGGTATTGATAACAATATAGTAATTGAACAACTCCGTAAGGCTAAAGCTGAGATAGATAAAAATAATTTTAGCGAGTTAGATGACGCCACTAAACGCATTATTGAGCAAGCTGAACTTCTCGGTATTGATGCATCCAATATTAGAACTACATTAGATTCAAAAGACCTACTGATTAAGAGTGGGATGATAGCTCTACACGACGAATCAGTGCCGTATAGACTTAAAGGTAAAGGCTCAAAGCGACTAACATCTATAGCGATTCAATCGATATTGGTTCGAGAGGGTGGAATCATGCTAATCGACGAAATCGAACAGGGGTTGGAGCCAGACAGAGTAAAACAGGCTGTGAGAGCTTTAAGTGCACATGGTGCAGGTCAAATATTCCTCACCACACATTCAAGAGAAGTAATCACTGAACTAGGTTCTCAACCTCTATTACTTGTTCTACGGAATGAACAGGATGACAGTGTCGTTGCGCGTTTCTTTTCAGAGCGTGAAATCAATTTGCAGAAAACAGTCAGAGCATGTCCAGAGGCGTTCTTCGCTAAGAAAGTCATTGTATGTGAAGGAGCAACGGAAATTGGTATCTGTAGAGCTATAGATAAATGGCGAGGGAGTAAAGGGCAAAAGTATATGGCGCTGTTAGATTGCGCTTATGTAGATGGTACAGGAAGTACGATAGATGTAAGAGTAGATGAGATTGAGCTGTCTGGTATTAAAACTGCAATATTCTGTGATTCTGATTTAAGTAAAATTAATAATAAAAAACCAGACTGGAAATTGAGAGATATTAGTGTGTTTGATTGCGAGGAAGATCTGTGTATTGAACAGCAAATATTTAAAGATTTGCCATGGGAAGGTGTTTTAGAACTTCTCAACTATGCTTCGAATCAGGCACCCAGTTCATTCAATAATGTATTCTCAGAGCAAAAACATGTTGAAATTGATTCATGGGAGAATACCATGGAATTAAGAGAAACGATCATGTCTAAGTTTACTCCTAAAGCTGGTGAAGTAAAAAGAGACTGGTTTAAACAACAGCATCATGGTGAAAAGATTGGAGAAGTGATTTTCAAAAATTTTGACAAGCTTTGTATTGAAAGTTCACTTTATAAAGCAATCAACGGAATTTCCGAGTGGATAGGCTCATAA
- a CDS encoding helix-turn-helix domain-containing protein, with protein sequence MESKKLAIEFGNKVRNKRKSLGITQENLALRCKFDRTYGGIIERGEVNITLEKVYRLAAVLECDVKELLP encoded by the coding sequence ATGGAAAGTAAAAAATTAGCTATCGAGTTTGGTAATAAAGTAAGAAACAAGCGCAAATCCCTTGGAATTACTCAAGAGAATTTAGCGCTTCGTTGTAAATTTGATCGTACTTATGGTGGAATAATTGAGCGAGGCGAAGTTAATATTACACTTGAAAAAGTTTACCGACTTGCAGCTGTTTTAGAGTGTGATGTAAAAGAATTGCTCCCATGA